In Humulus lupulus chromosome 6, drHumLupu1.1, whole genome shotgun sequence, a single genomic region encodes these proteins:
- the LOC133782671 gene encoding F-box/kelch-repeat protein At1g55270-like, with protein MDRVIQPPLVDTTACLCRVDAGLKTVAGAKRYVPGSRLCLQPDIKPSIHPTRSKPARSDRSRNQSPLLPGLPDDLAIACLIRVPRAEHRKLRLVCKRWYRLMVGNFFYSLRKSLGIAEEWIYVIKRERDGKISWHAFDPIYQLWQPLPPVPKEYSEALGFGCAVLSGCHLYLFGGKDPVKGSMRRVIFYSARTNKWHRAPDMLRRRHFFGSCVINNCLYVAGGENEGIHRSLRSAEVYDPNKNRWSFISDMSTAMVPFIGVVYEGKWYLKGLGSHRQVLSEVYQPENNSWYPVYDGMVAGWRNPSASLNGNLYALECKDGCKLRVYDEVTDSWSKHIDSRMHLGNSQALEAAALVPLNGKLCIIRNNMSISLVDVSKSDDVDGATAEHLWETIAGRGQFKTLVTNLWSSLAGRNRLKSHIVHCQILQA; from the exons ATGGACAGAGTCATACAGCCACCACTG GTTGATACAACAGCATGTTTATGTAGAGTAGATGCCGGACTTAAGACTGTTGCTGGAGCAAAAAGGTATGTTCCTGGGTCAAGGCTCTGTCTTCAGCCTGATATTAAACCATCTATACATCCAACAAGAAGTAAGCCAGCACGCAGTGATAGGAGTAGGAACCAATCACCTTTGCTTCCTGGACTTCCCGATGATCTTGCCATCGCTTGTCTAATACGGGTTCCAAGGGCCGAGCACCGCAAACTTCGGCTAGTATGCAAAAGATGGTACCGTCTTATGGTTGGTAACTTTTTTTACTCCCTTAGGAAAAGCCTCGGCATTGCAGAAGAATGGATATATGTTATTAAGAGAGAACGAGATGGAAAAATCTCATGGCATGCCTTCGACCCCATATACCAGCTTTGGCAGCCCCTTCCACCAGTCCCTAAGGAATATTCTGAAGCTCTTGGGTTTGGTTGTGCTGTACTCAGTGGTTGTCACCTCTATTTGTTTGGTGGGAAAGACCCTGTGAAGGGATCAATGAGACGAGTCATTTTTTATAGTGCTAGAACCAATAAATGGCACCGCGCCCCAGATATGCTTCGCCGAAGACATTTTTTTGGCTCATGTGTTATAAACAATTGCCTCTATGTTGCTGGTGGGGAGAATGAAGGGATACATAGGTCCTTGAGATCAGCAGAAGTATATGATCCCAACAAGAACAGATGGTCCTTCATTTCGGATATGAGCACTGCAATGGTACCCTTCATTGGGGTTGTATATGAAGGGAAATGGTACCTGAAGGGGCTTGGCTCTCATCGCCAAGTTCTGAGTGAGGTCTACCAACCTGAAAACAACAGTTGGTACCCTGTGTACGACGGAATGGTCGCAGGTTGGAGGAATCCTAGTGCTTCTTTAAATGGAAACCTCTATGCCTTGGAATGCAAGGATGGCTGCAAACTTCGAGTTTACGATGAAGTGACTGATTCTTGGAGCAAACACATTGACAGTAGGATGCATTTGGGGAATTCTCAGGCATTGGAGGCAGCTGCTCTTGTTCCCTTGAATGGTAAATTGTGCATTATTCGAAATAACATGAGCATATCTTTGGTTGACGTTTCAAAATCCGACGATGTAGATGGAGCTACTGCAGAACATTTATGGGAAACTATAGCAGGAAGAGGGCAATTCAAGACTTTGGTCACAAATCTGTGGTCAAGCCTTGCTGGTAGGAACCGCTTGAAGAGTCACATAGTTCACTGCCAGATCCTTCAAGCTTGA
- the LOC133782672 gene encoding probable ethanolamine kinase, translating into MGAVNIWNAIEVAGEASENSMSQIQSSSLSVDPSLPLPQITPRIIELCKDLFKKWSKLDNSCFSVETVSGGITNLLLKVSVKEDNGNNLSVTVRLYGPNTDYVINRERELQAIKYLSAAGFGANLLGVFSNGMVQSFIYARTLVPEDMRKPKLAVEIAKQLHRFHQVEIPGSKEPQLWNDMFKFFEKASNLEFDDFEKQKIYKTISFEEIQNEINELKELTDRFNAPVVFAHNDLLSGNIMMNDEEETLYFIDFEYGSYNYRGFDIGNHFNEYAGYECDYSLYPSKDEQYHFFRHYLQLENPHEVSERDLDALYVEANTYMLASHLYWALWGIIQAKISPINFDYVSYFFLRYDEYKKQKESCFSLVRSYLSGFGTAQNLT; encoded by the exons atggGAGCTGTGAACATATGGAACGCCATTGAAGTAGCTGGAGAAGCTTCAGAAAACTCCATGTCTCAGATCCAATCTTCATCTCTATCCGTCGACCCTTCCCTCCCTCTTCCTCAAATCACACCTCGCATCAT AGAGTTGTGCAAAGATTTGTTCAAGAAATGGTCTAAGCTGGATAATTCTTGCTTCTCTGTTGAGACCGTTTCCGGTGGCATTACAAATCTCT TGCTGAAGGTTTCAGTGAAGGAAGATAATGGAAATAACCTGTCTGTCACAGTCAGGTTATATGGGCCTAACACCGATTATGTTATCAATCGTGAACGCGAATTGCAG GCCATCAAATACCTCTCGGCCGCAGGATTTGGTGCTAATTTGCTTGGAGTTTTCAGCAATGGCATGGTGCAGTCTTTTATCTATGCACGAACACTTGTTCCTGAAG ACATGAGGAAACCAAAGCTGGCCGTTGAAATAGCCAAACAACTACACAGATTTCATCAAGTGGAAATTCCAGGTTCAAAGGAACCTCAGCTATGGAATGACATGTTCAAGTTCTTCGAGAaag CCTCCAATCTTGAATTTGATGATTTTGAGAAGCAGAAGATATACAAGACCATATCTTTTGAGGAGATTCAGAATGAAATTAATGAGCTCAAG GAACTGACAGACCGTTTTAATGCTCCAGTGGTGTTTGCTCACAATGACTTGCTTTCTGGAAATATAATGATGAACGATGAAGAAG AGACACTTTACTTCATTGATTTTGAGTATGGATCCTACAATTACAGAGGCTTTGACATTGGAAATCACTTCAACGAATATGCAGGCTATGAATGCGATTACAGCTt ATATCCAAGTAAGGATGAACAATACCATTTCTTCAGACACTATTTACAGCTCGAAAATCCACATGAG GTATCTGAGAGAGATCTTGATGCTCTCTACGTTGAGGCAAATACTTATATGTTGGCTTCGCACTTGTATTGGGCTTTATGGGGCATAATTCAG GCAAAGATATCCCCAATTAATTTCGATTACGTTAGCTATTTCTTCTTGCGATACGATGAATACAAAAAGCAGAAGGAAAGTTGCTTCTCGCTAGTGAGATCATACCTCTCAGGATTTGGGACAGCCCAGAATCTTACTTAG
- the LOC133782670 gene encoding mediator of RNA polymerase II transcription subunit 17, which translates to MNEKLQISLDKLPIKRLEAIEENGFERFPSDVGYDEKRLSLIRRIDFAWAVEKDDNKKQKKSAKESTTPWPWQSMVENLQLAQQELSVIVDLINTVEANDAVTVASMTRPKPLPNEVLSDLAVSAATKLQCFRSLGKYFKQSAKSLEQQIAREARFYGALIRLQQNWKVKRQRVAAPSSGNEGFTIDLFDNLLYDPASVYRSSSLSMVRVEHDPAGMLAINLPSNSCRSLQFGFFGTHSCDNTETNNVKVRTSDQHHSRESEKDATSDDECIIKETHLLLRQVHQTIFDEQVFDLVNREAFNQSFGVNVTGIRENYLQLSVGQGNSVFISLVSSGQNDQTVDGSGNQDLENAILPLDTLDGVKLPEENSDGFTKESSIPDRTSCEIYLQQIFHENVFSKAKDKPVLTVPRVSSQRAKEGSSLLGHFCTSLAHRIFSKKVLRVLENMVSGVPYLQLLSHPTWHSRTSSWSLFMKIPQSILFAGTQTPTSDLRYVKTTTKSQFRTKVVVTDDSITVEGEGAPSVVGLFKGNSQEGSSMKRYECNLADLPVIILQQVAGQIIRWLHEEALMVGIKVNRDFLSLTFELDQGETLCLTAHVDPEDAQGCISWWLIMEDGFAEEVKLHMDLSDGVSEYRRFLGHLSLDVLYSTLMDLVSLCTGGSSQ; encoded by the exons ATGAACGAGAAACTGCAAATTTCCCTCGACAAGCTTCCCATCAAGCGCTTGGAGGCCATTGAGGAAAATGGCTTCGAACGATTTCCTTC TGATGTGGGATATGACGAGAAGCGGCTTTCTCTGATTCGCCGAATCGATTTCGCCTGGGCTGTGGAAAAGGACGACAACAAGAAGCAGAAGAAGAGCGCGAAGGAGAGCACAACGCCATGGCCATGGCAGAGCATGGTGGAGAATTTGCAGTTGGCTCAACAGGAGCTGAGTGTCATTGTAGATCTCATCAACACC GTGGAAGCTAATGATGCAGTTACAGTGGCTAGCATGACCAGGCCAAAGCCATTACCGAATGAAGTTCTTTCTGATCTTGCTGTTTCTGCTGCAACTAAGTTACAATGCTTTCGG AGTCTTGGTAAATATTTTAAGCAATCTGCCAAATCCTTGGAACAACAGATAGCTAGAGAAGCAAGATTTTATGGTGCTTTGATCAG ATTGCAGCAGAACTGGAAAGTTAAACGGCAGCGTGTCGCAGCTCCATCATCTGGAAATGAAGGCTTCACCATTGATCTTTTTGACAATTTATTGTATGATCCAGCTTCTGTATATCGCTCCTCTTCTCTGTCAATGGTTCGTGTTGAGCATGACCCAGCTGGCATGCTAGCAATAAATTTACCTTCAAATTCATGTCGCTCTCTTCAATTTGGTTTTTTTGGTACTCATTCATGTGATAATACTGAAACCAATAATGTCAAAGTCCGAACCTCAGATCAGCATCACTCAAGGGAAAGTGAAAAGGATGCAACCAGTGATGATGAATGTATTATTAAAGAGACACATTTACTCCTTCGTCAAGTTCATCAAACAATTTTTGACGAGCAG GTATTTGATTTGGTGAACCGTGAAGCATTCAACCAATCTTTTGGAGTCAATGTGACTGGAATAAGAGAAAACTATTTGCAGCTTAGCGTAGGTCAAGGAAACTCTGTGTTTATATCACTTGTGTCATCTGGTCAAAATGATCAAACAGTTGATGGTTCAGGGAACCAGGATTTAGAGAATGCAATCTTACCTTTGGACACATTAGATGGTGTAAAGTTACCAGAGGAGAATTCTGATGGATTTACAAAGGAGTCAAGCATTCCTGATCGTACTAGCTGTGAAATATATCTCCAACAGATATTTCAcgagaacgtattttcaaaagcAAAGGACAAACCTGTTTTGACTGTCCCACGTGTATCTAGTCAACGGGCAAAGGAAGGGTCCAGTCTTCTTGGTCATTTCTGCACATCTTTGGCTCATAGAATCTTTTCGAAAAAAGTTCTCAGGGTGCTAGAAAATATG GTTTCTGGGGTGCCATACCTACAGTTGCTATCTCATCCCACTTGGCATTCTCGCACTTCGTCATGGAGTCTCTTCATGAAGATTCCTCAATCCATTTTATTTGCAGGCACCCAAACCCCTACGTCAGACTTGCGTTATGTGAAGACCACCACCAAGTCTCAGTTCCGGACAAAGGTCGTTGTAACTGATGATTCCATCACTGTAGAAGGGGAAGGTGCTCCAAGTGTTGTTGGTCTATTCAAAGGAAACTCTCAGGAAGGTTCTTCAATGAAAAGATATGAATGTAACTTGGCTGATCTTCCTGTGATAATTTTACAGCAG GTTGCAGGCCAAATTATTCGTTGGCTCCATGAAGAAGCTTTGATGGTCGGAATAAAGGTGAATCGAGACTTTCTCAGTTTGACATTTGAGCTAGATCAGGGTGAAACACTCTGTTTAACTGCACATGTGGACCCTGAGGATGCTCAAGGATGCATCTCGTGGTGGTTGATTATGGAAGATGGTTTTGCAGAGGAAGTTAAACTTCATATGGACCTTTCAGATGGTGTATCTGAATATAGGAGGTTCTTAGGGCATTTATCACTGGATGTCCTGTACTCAACCCTAATGGACTTGGTAAGCTTGTGCACTGGGGGTTCTAGCCAGTGA
- the LOC133782673 gene encoding uncharacterized protein LOC133782673 yields MSGGTPVAGGFMRQRHSQGYASSGDDLEDDACSRMRPSMEPTPRIWSRMEILENILWLISAAFIVYFGDRHSNLIYLLWHDGRIRRMPLYIGMVGVVLNFTIFCYTTILAWSARRFDEKWEITSTSALPFVTLLGMISYCLFTFALWPIWGFLTLPLLFTLFMAYMITLPYFIIGTFRPQDDEFRTD; encoded by the exons ATGTCCGGTGGAACGCCGGTTGCCGGTGGATTTATGAGACAGAGGCATAGCCAGGGTTATGCTTCTAGTGGTGATGATCTTGAGGATGATGCGTGCTCTAGGATGCGACCTTCAATGGAGCCAACTCCGAGAATTTGGTCACGAATGGAGATTTTGGAGAACATACTTTGGCTTATTTCAGCAGCCTTTATTGTCTATTTTGGTGATAGGCATTCCAACTTGATATATCTTCTCTGGCATGATGGTCGAATCAGAAG AATGCCTTTATACATTGGGATGGTAGGGGTGGTTTTGAATTTTACCATCTTTTGTTATACAACTATACTAGCATGGAGTGCTAGGAGATTTGATGAAAAATGGGAAATAACAAGTACATCTGCTCTGCCGTTTGTCACTCTTCTTGGAATGATCTCCTATTGTTT GTTCACTTTTGCTTTGTGGCCAATATGGGGTTTCTTAACACTTCCACTTTTG TTCACGTTGTTTATGGCATACATGATTACGTTACCTTACTTCATAATTGGGACATTTAGGCCACAAGATGACGAGTTCCGTACAGATTAA